In the genome of uncultured Pseudodesulfovibrio sp., one region contains:
- the rpsL gene encoding 30S ribosomal protein S12 has product MPTINQLIRKGREAQPKRKKTPALMECPQRRGVCTRVYTTTPKKPNSALRKVARVRLTNSMEVTAYIGGEGHNLQEHSVVLIRGGRVKDLPGVRYHIVRGTLDTSGVDDRRRGRSKYGTKRPK; this is encoded by the coding sequence ATGCCCACCATTAACCAGCTCATCCGTAAAGGCCGCGAAGCGCAGCCCAAGCGGAAGAAGACCCCGGCCCTGATGGAATGCCCTCAGCGTCGAGGCGTTTGCACCAGGGTGTACACCACGACCCCGAAGAAGCCGAACTCCGCTCTCCGTAAGGTCGCCCGTGTGCGTCTGACCAACAGCATGGAAGTCACCGCCTACATCGGTGGTGAGGGCCATAACCTGCAGGAACACTCCGTGGTTCTGATTCGCGGCGGCCGTGTGAAAGACCTTCCCGGTGTCCGTTACCACATCGTTCGCGGTACTCTCGACACTTCCGGTGTTGATGATCGTCGCCGTGGTCGTTCCAAGTACGGCACCAAGCGCCCGAAATAA
- the rpsG gene encoding 30S ribosomal protein S7: MPRKGPVAKRQILPDPVYGSKLITRFINRLMLDGKKSTAEQIFYKAIEILAEKTNEEPLRAFEKCLENIRPALEVKSRRVGGATYQVPMEVRPDRQTALAIRWAIGYARGRGEKGMVARLSGELLDAFNNRGGAVKKREDTHKMAEANKAFAHYRW; encoded by the coding sequence ATGCCTCGTAAAGGTCCTGTCGCCAAGCGGCAGATCCTGCCGGATCCTGTATACGGCAGCAAGCTCATCACTCGCTTCATCAACCGTCTTATGCTGGACGGCAAGAAGTCTACTGCGGAACAAATTTTCTACAAGGCCATCGAAATCCTGGCCGAGAAGACCAACGAAGAGCCCCTGCGCGCCTTCGAGAAGTGCCTGGAGAACATCCGTCCGGCTCTGGAAGTAAAGTCCCGCCGTGTCGGTGGTGCTACCTACCAGGTGCCCATGGAAGTCCGTCCCGACCGTCAGACCGCCCTGGCCATTCGCTGGGCTATCGGTTACGCACGCGGTCGCGGCGAAAAGGGCATGGTCGCCCGCCTGTCCGGCGAACTGCTGGACGCTTTCAATAACCGTGGCGGCGCCGTGAAAAAGCGCGAAGACACCCACAAGATGGCCGAAGCCAACAAGGCTTTCGCTCACTACCGTTGGTAG
- the fusA gene encoding elongation factor G codes for MARQVPRDKQRNIGIMAHIDAGKTTTTERILFYTGVSHKIGEVHDGEATMDWMVQEQERGITITSAATTCFWREHRINIIDTPGHVDFTMEVERALRVLDGAIAVFDSVAGVEPQSETVWRQADRYKVPRMAFVNKMDRIGADFFRCVDMMKTRLGAKAVPLQLPIGAEDDFEGVVDLIEGKAYIYDHLDHGASFTTTEVPANLQDQYEEMRAEMIEAIAEEDENLLEKYMADEPLTPEEIREGVRKATTNLTICPVLCGTAFRNKGVQPLLDAVVDYLPSPLDVVVMKGTDPKDVETVIECPCNDDEPLAALAFKLMTDPFVGHLTFLRLYSGKIESGATFMNAATGKKERIGRLLKMHANKREEIKEAYAGDIVAAVGLKNVATGDTLCDLKRAVVLESLDIPEPVIEVAIEPKTKADRDTLSAALVKLAKEDPSFRVKGDEETGQTLIAGMGELHLEIIVDRLLREFNVNANVGAPRVAYRETISAPNKVDVKHAKQSGGRGQYGHVVIEVEPNPENGYEFVDEIKGGVIPKEYIPAVDKGIQDAMKNGIMAGFPVVDVKVKLVFGSFHEVDSSEQAFYIAGSLAIKEACRGAKPVLLEPIMSVEVVTPEDYLGDVMGDLNGRRGRVGEMEARTGVQVIRSFVPLSEMFGYATDLRSKTQGRATFTMQFDHYEKLPNNLAEELMKGNE; via the coding sequence GTGGCGAGACAAGTACCCAGAGATAAACAGCGCAATATTGGTATCATGGCCCACATCGATGCGGGCAAGACTACCACTACCGAGCGAATCCTGTTCTACACCGGCGTGTCCCACAAGATCGGTGAGGTCCATGATGGCGAGGCCACCATGGACTGGATGGTTCAGGAGCAGGAACGCGGCATCACCATTACGTCTGCCGCAACCACTTGCTTCTGGCGCGAGCACCGTATCAACATCATCGACACCCCGGGCCACGTGGACTTCACCATGGAAGTCGAGCGCGCCCTGCGCGTGCTGGACGGCGCCATCGCCGTCTTCGACTCGGTTGCGGGCGTCGAGCCCCAGTCCGAGACCGTGTGGCGTCAGGCCGACCGTTACAAGGTCCCCCGCATGGCCTTCGTCAACAAGATGGACCGCATCGGTGCGGACTTCTTCCGTTGCGTGGACATGATGAAGACCCGTCTCGGCGCCAAGGCCGTTCCTCTTCAGCTCCCCATCGGAGCCGAGGACGACTTCGAAGGCGTCGTCGACCTGATCGAGGGCAAGGCCTATATCTACGACCACCTGGATCACGGCGCGAGCTTCACCACCACCGAAGTTCCGGCCAACCTGCAGGACCAGTACGAAGAGATGCGCGCCGAGATGATCGAAGCCATCGCCGAGGAGGATGAAAACCTTCTCGAAAAGTACATGGCCGACGAGCCGCTGACCCCGGAAGAGATTCGCGAGGGCGTGCGCAAGGCGACCACCAATCTGACCATCTGCCCCGTACTGTGTGGCACCGCGTTCCGCAACAAGGGTGTGCAGCCGCTGCTCGACGCCGTCGTCGACTACCTGCCCAGCCCCCTGGACGTCGTTGTCATGAAGGGTACGGATCCGAAGGACGTCGAGACCGTCATCGAGTGCCCCTGTAATGATGACGAGCCGCTGGCCGCCCTGGCCTTCAAGCTCATGACCGACCCGTTCGTCGGTCACCTGACCTTCCTGCGTCTCTACTCCGGCAAGATCGAGTCCGGCGCCACGTTCATGAACGCGGCCACCGGCAAGAAGGAGCGCATCGGTCGTCTGTTGAAAATGCACGCCAACAAGCGTGAAGAAATTAAAGAGGCATACGCCGGTGACATCGTCGCCGCCGTCGGCCTCAAAAACGTGGCCACCGGCGATACCCTGTGCGACCTCAAGCGCGCTGTGGTTCTGGAGTCCCTGGACATCCCCGAGCCGGTTATCGAAGTGGCCATCGAACCCAAGACCAAGGCTGACCGCGACACCCTGTCCGCGGCTCTCGTCAAGCTGGCCAAGGAGGATCCGTCCTTCCGCGTCAAGGGCGACGAAGAGACCGGACAGACCCTGATCGCCGGAATGGGTGAGTTGCACCTCGAGATCATCGTTGACCGCCTGCTGCGCGAGTTCAACGTGAACGCCAACGTGGGTGCTCCCCGCGTTGCCTACCGAGAGACCATCTCCGCGCCGAACAAGGTTGATGTCAAGCATGCCAAGCAGTCTGGTGGTCGTGGTCAGTACGGCCACGTCGTCATCGAAGTCGAGCCGAACCCCGAGAACGGTTACGAGTTTGTTGACGAGATCAAGGGCGGCGTGATTCCCAAGGAATACATTCCCGCTGTTGACAAGGGCATCCAGGATGCCATGAAGAACGGCATCATGGCCGGGTTCCCGGTCGTTGATGTGAAGGTCAAACTGGTCTTCGGCTCCTTCCACGAAGTCGACTCCAGTGAGCAGGCCTTCTACATCGCCGGTTCTCTGGCCATCAAGGAAGCCTGCAGAGGTGCCAAGCCGGTACTGCTCGAGCCGATCATGTCGGTGGAAGTGGTCACCCCCGAGGACTACCTCGGCGACGTCATGGGCGACTTGAACGGCCGCCGCGGCCGCGTGGGCGAAATGGAAGCCCGCACCGGCGTGCAGGTCATTCGCTCCTTCGTGCCGCTGTCCGAGATGTTCGGTTACGCCACGGATCTTCGTTCGAAGACCCAGGGCCGGGCGACCTTCACCATGCAGTTCGACCACTACGAGAAGTTGCCGAACAACTTGGCCGAAGAATTGATGAAAGGAAACGAATAA
- the rpsJ gene encoding 30S ribosomal protein S10: MAASMASDRIRIKLRAYDYRILDKAVTEIVDTARNTGAAIAGPVPLPTDIHRTTVQKSVHVDKKSREQFEMRIHKRLLDILEPTQQTVDALGKLSLPAGVDVEIKL, from the coding sequence ATGGCTGCTTCGATGGCGAGCGATCGCATCAGAATCAAACTGAGAGCATACGATTACCGTATTCTGGACAAGGCTGTCACCGAGATCGTTGACACTGCCCGGAATACCGGTGCGGCTATTGCCGGCCCTGTGCCGCTGCCCACCGACATTCATCGTACCACCGTCCAGAAATCCGTTCACGTTGACAAGAAGTCCCGTGAGCAGTTCGAGATGCGCATTCACAAGCGTCTTCTGGATATCCTTGAACCCACTCAGCAGACTGTTGACGCCCTGGGCAAGCTTTCGCTGCCCGCCGGTGTAGACGTCGAGATCAAGCTCTAG
- the rplC gene encoding 50S ribosomal protein L3, which yields MAKTLGLLGRKLGMTRIFKDDGTICPVTVIEAGPCPVMQIKTSDKEGYNALQLGYDTVPERKVNKPMKGHMAKAGKELYRHLKEFPLEVVEGYELGQEITVDIFAAGEKVKVTGTSKGKGFQGVMKRHNFAGSRAAHGAEKVHRVPGSVGNATFPGRVWKGKKMPGQMGNVRVTLSNVEIVDVRPEDNVLLVKGQVPGPNNGLVMIRKNG from the coding sequence ATGGCTAAGACTCTCGGATTGCTTGGCAGAAAGCTGGGCATGACTCGCATTTTCAAGGACGATGGTACCATCTGCCCCGTGACCGTTATTGAGGCAGGTCCCTGCCCGGTCATGCAGATCAAGACCTCGGACAAGGAAGGGTACAACGCCCTGCAGCTCGGCTACGATACCGTGCCTGAGCGCAAGGTGAACAAGCCCATGAAAGGCCATATGGCCAAGGCCGGTAAGGAACTGTACCGCCACCTCAAGGAATTCCCCCTCGAGGTTGTGGAAGGTTACGAACTGGGTCAGGAAATCACCGTCGATATCTTTGCCGCCGGTGAAAAGGTCAAGGTTACCGGTACCTCCAAGGGTAAGGGTTTCCAGGGCGTCATGAAGCGTCACAACTTCGCTGGCTCCCGCGCCGCCCACGGTGCCGAAAAAGTGCACCGCGTTCCCGGTTCCGTCGGTAACGCGACTTTCCCCGGCCGTGTCTGGAAGGGCAAGAAAATGCCCGGACAGATGGGTAACGTGCGTGTAACCTTGAGCAACGTGGAAATCGTCGATGTCAGGCCCGAGGACAATGTCCTCCTGGTCAAGGGCCAAGTGCCCGGCCCCAACAACGGCCTCGTGATGATCCGCAAGAACGGCTAA
- the rplD gene encoding 50S ribosomal protein L4 encodes MAKIQVVDQNNNKVGDFELAPEVFEVEIMPEILNQVVRAQRASQRQGTHATKTRGMKSGGGRKPWRQKGTGRARAGSTRSPLWRGGAVLFGPQPRDYAFKVNKKVRKLALKMALSSRVSEEKMTVVKSIDLPEIKTKAFAEVAQNLGLNKTLIVAKNADKNLEMSARNMPHIKVIEADKLNVYDVLLYPELVMLESAAQDVQERLK; translated from the coding sequence ATGGCAAAAATTCAAGTTGTAGATCAGAATAACAATAAGGTTGGCGATTTCGAGCTGGCCCCCGAGGTTTTCGAGGTTGAAATCATGCCCGAAATCCTCAACCAGGTCGTCCGTGCCCAGCGCGCTTCCCAGCGTCAGGGTACCCACGCCACCAAGACCCGCGGTATGAAATCCGGCGGCGGCCGCAAGCCGTGGCGCCAGAAGGGCACCGGTCGTGCCCGTGCCGGCTCCACCCGTTCGCCCCTGTGGCGCGGCGGTGCCGTCCTCTTCGGACCCCAGCCCCGCGACTACGCCTTCAAGGTTAACAAGAAGGTGCGCAAATTGGCCCTCAAGATGGCCCTGTCCTCCCGCGTCTCCGAAGAGAAGATGACGGTGGTCAAGTCCATCGATCTCCCTGAGATCAAGACCAAGGCCTTTGCCGAAGTCGCCCAGAACCTCGGCCTGAACAAGACCCTGATTGTCGCCAAGAATGCCGACAAGAACCTGGAGATGTCCGCAAGGAACATGCCCCACATCAAGGTCATCGAAGCCGACAAGCTGAATGTTTACGACGTGCTGCTGTACCCCGAGCTGGTCATGCTCGAGTCCGCCGCCCAAGACGTTCAAGAGAGGTTGAAGTAA
- the rplW gene encoding 50S ribosomal protein L23 yields the protein MDYSKVLLKPVVSEKANEAKEQSNHVSFYVHPDSNKIEVKKAVEAAFDVKVESVNIVAKKAAPRKRMGRLTGGRVPGYKKAYVKLAAGDKIEIFEGV from the coding sequence ATGGATTATTCGAAAGTCCTGCTCAAGCCCGTGGTCTCCGAGAAGGCCAACGAGGCCAAGGAGCAATCCAATCACGTCTCTTTTTACGTCCACCCCGATTCCAACAAGATCGAGGTGAAGAAGGCCGTTGAAGCAGCCTTCGACGTCAAAGTCGAGTCCGTGAATATTGTGGCCAAGAAAGCCGCTCCGCGTAAGCGCATGGGCCGCCTGACCGGTGGACGTGTCCCCGGGTACAAGAAGGCCTACGTCAAGCTTGCCGCCGGCGATAAAATCGAAATCTTCGAAGGAGTGTAA
- the rplB gene encoding 50S ribosomal protein L2, translated as MATRKLKPTSPGRRFQTISDFAEITRTTPEKSLTKGLTKKAGRNNNGRVTMRRRGGGNKSLYRLIDFKRNKLGVPAKVAEIEYDPNRSARIALLHYADGEKRYILAPVGLNQGDVITAGEGADIKPGNAMALTQIPTGTIVHNIELYPGKGGQFCRAAGTYAQLIAKEGKYALLRMPSGEVRKVLATCCATIGQVGNIHHENIKIGKAGRNRWLGRRPKVRGVAMNPIDHPLGGGEGRSSGGRHPVSPWGTPAKGYKTRNRKKASSKLIVKRRGQK; from the coding sequence ATGGCAACCCGTAAGCTGAAGCCTACTTCTCCGGGCCGCCGGTTCCAGACCATCTCCGATTTCGCGGAGATCACCCGGACCACTCCCGAGAAGTCGCTGACCAAAGGTCTGACCAAAAAGGCCGGACGTAACAATAACGGTCGCGTGACCATGCGTCGCCGCGGCGGCGGCAACAAGTCTCTGTACCGCCTGATCGACTTCAAGCGGAACAAGCTTGGCGTGCCCGCCAAGGTGGCCGAGATCGAATACGATCCGAACCGCAGCGCTCGTATCGCTCTTCTGCACTATGCAGACGGCGAGAAGCGCTACATCCTGGCCCCCGTCGGACTGAATCAGGGCGACGTCATCACCGCTGGTGAAGGCGCCGACATCAAGCCCGGCAACGCCATGGCTCTGACTCAGATCCCGACCGGTACCATCGTGCACAACATCGAGCTGTACCCGGGTAAGGGCGGCCAGTTCTGCCGCGCCGCCGGTACCTACGCCCAGCTCATCGCCAAGGAAGGCAAGTACGCGCTTCTGCGCATGCCCTCCGGTGAGGTCCGCAAGGTCCTGGCCACCTGTTGCGCAACCATCGGTCAGGTTGGAAACATTCATCATGAGAACATCAAGATCGGTAAGGCCGGACGGAATCGTTGGCTTGGCCGTCGCCCGAAGGTCCGTGGTGTGGCAATGAACCCGATCGATCACCCGCTGGGTGGTGGTGAGGGCCGCAGTTCCGGTGGTCGCCATCCGGTGTCCCCGTGGGGTACCCCGGCCAAGGGCTACAAGACCCGGAACCGCAAGAAGGCTTCCTCGAAGCTCATCGTCAAACGCCGCGGCCAGAAGTAG
- the rpsS gene encoding 30S ribosomal protein S19, whose amino-acid sequence MPRSLKKGPFLDGHLIKKIQVAAENQDRRVIKTWSRRSTIVPEMVGMTFAVHNGRKFIPVFVTENMVGHKLGEFSPTRTYFGHVADKKK is encoded by the coding sequence ATGCCTAGATCTCTTAAAAAGGGCCCGTTCCTGGACGGTCACCTGATCAAGAAAATCCAAGTGGCCGCCGAGAATCAGGACCGCCGCGTGATCAAGACCTGGTCCCGTCGTTCTACGATCGTCCCCGAGATGGTCGGTATGACCTTCGCCGTCCACAATGGCCGGAAATTCATCCCCGTGTTCGTGACCGAAAATATGGTCGGCCACAAGCTGGGTGAATTCTCCCCGACCCGCACCTACTTCGGCCACGTTGCCGACAAGAAGAAGTAG
- the rplV gene encoding 50S ribosomal protein L22 has protein sequence MEAKAVAKFIRVSPRKARIVAENIKGKGVEDALNILRFTPQKPADILSKVLYSAVSNAEQMPGVDVDSLIVHSVVVDEGPTWKRIQPRAMGRAYRIRKRTSHITIVVKEQ, from the coding sequence ATGGAAGCTAAAGCAGTTGCCAAGTTCATCCGTGTGTCTCCGCGCAAGGCGCGCATCGTCGCCGAGAACATCAAGGGCAAGGGTGTCGAAGACGCTCTGAACATCCTGCGGTTCACCCCGCAGAAGCCCGCCGACATTCTCAGCAAGGTTCTGTACTCCGCCGTTTCCAACGCGGAGCAGATGCCCGGCGTCGATGTCGACTCTCTGATCGTCCACTCCGTGGTCGTGGACGAGGGTCCGACCTGGAAGCGGATTCAGCCGCGTGCCATGGGCCGCGCCTACCGCATCCGGAAGCGCACCAGTCATATCACCATCGTAGTCAAGGAACAGTAG
- the rpsC gene encoding 30S ribosomal protein S3 has product MGQKVHPYGFRLGYNKNWLSRWYSKKDYPAFVFQDDQVRKFVKKKLYQAGVSRIEIERAGGKIRLIIHTARPGIVIGRKGVEIEKLREELRNKFQTEFTIEVNEIRRPEVEAQLVAESIAQQLERRIAFRRAMKRTVGLARKFGAEGIKVACAGRLAGAEIARGEWYRDGRVPLHTLRADIDYGFAEASTTYGVIGVKVWIFKGEILDKEVQQ; this is encoded by the coding sequence ATGGGACAGAAAGTACATCCTTACGGTTTTCGTCTGGGGTATAACAAGAACTGGCTGTCCCGCTGGTACAGCAAGAAGGACTACCCTGCGTTCGTCTTCCAGGACGACCAGGTCCGCAAGTTCGTCAAGAAAAAACTGTATCAGGCCGGTGTTTCCCGCATCGAGATCGAGCGGGCCGGCGGCAAGATTCGCCTGATCATCCACACCGCGCGTCCCGGTATCGTCATCGGCCGCAAGGGTGTTGAGATAGAAAAGTTGCGTGAGGAATTGCGCAACAAGTTTCAAACCGAGTTCACCATTGAGGTCAACGAGATCCGTCGACCGGAGGTTGAAGCTCAGCTCGTAGCTGAGAGTATTGCCCAGCAGCTCGAACGTCGAATTGCCTTCCGCCGTGCCATGAAGCGTACGGTGGGCCTTGCCAGGAAATTCGGCGCCGAGGGTATCAAAGTCGCTTGTGCCGGCCGTCTGGCCGGAGCTGAAATCGCTCGCGGCGAATGGTACCGTGATGGTCGTGTGCCCCTGCACACCCTTCGTGCCGACATCGACTACGGTTTTGCCGAGGCCTCTACGACCTACGGCGTGATCGGCGTCAAGGTCTGGATCTTCAAAGGTGAGATTCTGGACAAAGAGGTACAACAGTAA
- the rplP gene encoding 50S ribosomal protein L16 — MLAPKRVKFRKWQKGRLRGKAQRGNVVSFGDIGLKALEHGKITNQQIESARVAIMRHIKRGGKVWIRIFPDHPTTSKPAEVRQGKGKGAPDGWVAPVKPGRIMYEVKGVDIELAKEALKRASYKLPIKTTIVVKEGL; from the coding sequence ATGCTTGCTCCAAAAAGAGTTAAATTCAGAAAATGGCAGAAAGGCCGACTCAGAGGCAAGGCCCAACGGGGTAACGTGGTGTCCTTCGGCGATATCGGGCTGAAGGCATTGGAGCACGGAAAGATCACCAACCAGCAGATCGAGTCCGCTCGTGTTGCCATCATGAGGCACATCAAGCGTGGCGGTAAGGTCTGGATCCGCATCTTCCCTGATCACCCCACCACCTCCAAGCCCGCGGAAGTCCGCCAGGGCAAGGGTAAAGGCGCTCCCGACGGTTGGGTCGCGCCGGTGAAACCGGGCCGTATCATGTACGAAGTGAAGGGTGTCGACATCGAGCTCGCCAAGGAAGCCCTCAAGCGCGCTTCCTACAAGCTGCCGATCAAGACAACCATCGTTGTGAAGGAGGGTCTGTAA
- the rpmC gene encoding 50S ribosomal protein L29, with protein sequence MTSKELRELDDAKLAEKLNESRHELFSMRFKHATAQLENTQALSGVKKTIARILTIQRERQGA encoded by the coding sequence ATGACTTCCAAAGAACTTCGTGAACTGGATGACGCCAAACTGGCAGAGAAGCTGAATGAATCCCGCCACGAGCTGTTCTCCATGCGCTTCAAGCATGCGACCGCTCAGCTGGAAAACACTCAGGCCCTCTCCGGCGTCAAGAAGACCATCGCCCGTATCCTGACTATTCAGCGGGAACGACAGGGAGCGTAA
- the rpsQ gene encoding 30S ribosomal protein S17 — MAEFKYQGNKRLLTGLVISDKGDKTIVVRVETLVKHPLLKKYIRRRKKFMAHDPANDCGVGDTVQIVESRPMSKRKRWHLVKILEKAV, encoded by the coding sequence ATGGCTGAGTTCAAATACCAAGGCAATAAGCGCCTGCTGACCGGTTTGGTCATCTCCGACAAGGGCGACAAGACCATTGTTGTCCGCGTAGAGACCCTGGTGAAGCATCCGCTGCTGAAGAAGTACATCCGCCGCCGCAAAAAGTTCATGGCCCACGATCCGGCCAACGACTGCGGTGTCGGCGATACGGTGCAGATTGTCGAATCGAGGCCCATGTCCAAGCGTAAGCGCTGGCACCTGGTGAAGATCCTCGAAAAAGCCGTCTAG
- the rplN gene encoding 50S ribosomal protein L14, translating to MIQVESNLDVADNSGAKKVACIKVLGGSKRRYASVGDIIVVSVKEAMPHSKVKKGSVMKAVVVRTKKELGRPDGSFIKFDNNSAVLLNNNMEPVGTRIFGPVARELRAAGFMKIVSLAPEVL from the coding sequence ATGATTCAGGTTGAATCCAATCTCGACGTGGCTGACAACTCCGGAGCCAAGAAGGTCGCCTGCATTAAGGTGCTCGGCGGTTCCAAGCGCCGTTATGCCAGCGTCGGAGATATTATCGTAGTGTCCGTCAAGGAGGCCATGCCCCATTCCAAAGTGAAGAAGGGCTCGGTCATGAAGGCGGTTGTCGTTCGCACCAAGAAGGAACTCGGTCGTCCCGACGGTTCCTTCATCAAGTTCGACAACAATTCCGCCGTGCTGCTCAACAACAACATGGAGCCTGTCGGAACCCGTATCTTCGGTCCCGTCGCCCGTGAGTTGCGCGCTGCCGGTTTCATGAAGATCGTTTCCCTCGCTCCCGAGGTTCTGTAA
- the rplX gene encoding 50S ribosomal protein L24, with the protein MKTKIRKDDKVMVIAGKDKGKVGKVLKILKKQDKVLVEKVNMVQRHTKANPYAQQPGGIIEKEAPIHVSNVAIVCDACTKPTRVGYKKTEDGKKVRFCKKCNETFK; encoded by the coding sequence ATGAAGACTAAAATCCGTAAAGACGACAAGGTCATGGTCATCGCCGGGAAGGACAAGGGAAAGGTCGGTAAGGTCTTGAAGATCCTCAAGAAGCAGGACAAAGTTCTGGTCGAGAAGGTCAACATGGTCCAGCGCCATACCAAGGCCAATCCGTACGCCCAGCAGCCCGGCGGCATTATCGAGAAGGAAGCCCCTATCCATGTATCCAATGTGGCTATTGTGTGCGACGCCTGCACCAAGCCCACGCGGGTAGGGTACAAGAAGACTGAAGACGGCAAGAAGGTGCGCTTCTGCAAGAAGTGCAACGAGACCTTCAAATAG
- the rplE gene encoding 50S ribosomal protein L5 translates to MTRLEKLYNEKVVPELQKEYGYTSSMEIPKMVKISLNIGLGAASQNSKLIDAAVEELTAIAGQKAVVTLAKKSIAQFKLREGQPVGCRVTLRDDAMWDFYDKLVSFALPRVRDFRGVPDRGFDGRGNFTLGIKEHTIFPELEIDRVELVKGMNVTVTTTAKTDKEGKTLLDLLGMPFKK, encoded by the coding sequence ATGACACGTCTCGAAAAGTTGTATAACGAAAAGGTCGTCCCCGAGCTCCAGAAGGAGTACGGTTACACCTCGTCCATGGAGATCCCCAAAATGGTGAAGATCTCCTTGAATATCGGTCTCGGTGCTGCTAGCCAGAACAGCAAGCTCATCGATGCCGCCGTCGAGGAATTGACCGCCATCGCCGGCCAGAAGGCCGTGGTCACCCTGGCTAAGAAGTCCATCGCGCAGTTCAAGCTGCGCGAGGGCCAGCCGGTTGGTTGCCGCGTCACCCTGCGCGACGATGCCATGTGGGACTTTTATGACAAGCTCGTGAGCTTCGCACTGCCTCGGGTCCGCGACTTCCGCGGCGTTCCCGACCGCGGTTTCGACGGCCGCGGCAACTTCACCCTTGGCATCAAGGAACACACCATCTTCCCCGAGCTCGAAATCGACCGGGTGGAGCTGGTTAAGGGCATGAACGTCACCGTGACGACCACGGCCAAGACGGACAAGGAAGGCAAGACCCTCCTCGACCTGCTCGGCATGCCCTTTAAAAAGTAG
- a CDS encoding type Z 30S ribosomal protein S14: MAKTSLRVKASRKPKFKVRAYNRCPICGRPRAFLRRYGICRICFRNKALAGELPGVRKASW; encoded by the coding sequence GTGGCCAAAACAAGCTTACGCGTTAAGGCAAGCCGCAAACCCAAGTTCAAGGTCCGCGCTTACAATCGTTGCCCGATTTGTGGCCGTCCTCGGGCTTTTCTGAGGCGGTACGGAATCTGCCGTATCTGCTTCCGCAACAAGGCTCTCGCCGGCGAACTGCCCGGCGTCCGCAAGGCGAGCTGGTAA
- the rpsH gene encoding 30S ribosomal protein S8: protein MAVVDPVADMLTRIRNAYCAYHTDVAVPTSKMKSSIAGILKEEGYIADYAVEDRDISITLKYADGKPLITGLKKVSKPGRRVYVGASDIPRVQNGIGICIVSTSKGLLEGAKAKEANVGGELLCEIW from the coding sequence ATGGCTGTTGTTGATCCTGTAGCCGACATGTTGACCCGCATTCGGAATGCGTACTGCGCATATCACACCGATGTCGCTGTACCGACTTCCAAGATGAAGTCTTCCATCGCGGGTATCCTGAAGGAAGAAGGTTATATCGCCGACTACGCTGTCGAGGACAGGGACATCAGTATTACCCTCAAGTACGCTGACGGCAAACCGCTCATTACTGGCCTGAAGAAGGTCAGCAAGCCCGGTCGCCGCGTGTACGTTGGTGCTTCTGATATCCCCCGTGTCCAGAACGGCATCGGTATTTGTATCGTGTCCACCTCCAAAGGGCTGCTTGAAGGCGCCAAGGCCAAAGAGGCCAACGTCGGCGGCGAGCTGCTCTGCGAAATCTGGTAA
- the rplF gene encoding 50S ribosomal protein L6, protein MSRIGKNPIDIPSGVEVSVGASEIQVKGPKGTLNTPVDPAVEYKIEDGKVYVSRVDDSRQARGQHGLRRTLLANCVDGVTKGFTKTLEVIGVGYKVSVQGKKVVLAVGYSHPVEFDLPAGLEAKVEGAKLTIEGIDKQLVGEIAAQIRRVRPPEPYKGKGIKYLDEIIRRKAGKSGSK, encoded by the coding sequence ATGTCTCGTATAGGAAAGAATCCCATCGACATCCCCTCGGGTGTTGAGGTGTCTGTCGGAGCCTCTGAAATCCAGGTCAAGGGTCCCAAGGGAACCTTGAATACCCCGGTCGATCCGGCCGTGGAGTATAAGATTGAGGATGGCAAGGTGTATGTCTCCCGCGTTGATGATTCCCGCCAGGCGCGCGGCCAGCACGGTCTTCGTCGGACCCTGCTCGCCAACTGCGTGGATGGCGTGACCAAGGGCTTTACCAAGACCCTGGAAGTCATCGGCGTCGGATACAAGGTGTCCGTGCAGGGCAAGAAAGTCGTTCTGGCCGTTGGGTATTCCCACCCGGTCGAGTTCGATCTGCCCGCCGGTCTGGAGGCCAAGGTGGAAGGCGCCAAGCTGACCATCGAGGGCATCGACAAGCAGCTTGTCGGTGAAATTGCGGCTCAGATCCGTCGTGTGCGTCCGCCCGAACCCTACAAGGGCAAAGGCATCAAGTACCTCGATGAGATTATCCGCCGCAAGGCCGGTAAGTCCGGTTCCAAGTAG